A stretch of Cylindrospermopsis curvispora GIHE-G1 DNA encodes these proteins:
- a CDS encoding RNA-guided endonuclease InsQ/TnpB family protein: protein MYGCQQVLIKSDKSITAILEYVCTEAKKLTNCGVYYSRQMYFKTGYIPSRADLHKQLGTYQKNVHYQALYSDTSQQILTSVAESFKSYIELVKAAKKGEVSQKPKLPNYCKSVMTVATFTGRSLKLIDGMIRFPLGTKVKAWFGIDSFCLPMPSNLDFKSIREVRILPRNRQFYAEFVYQVDEIKSDVDRNNVLGIDHGLNKWLTCVSNLGTSFIVDGLHLKSLNQWYNKSVAKLKSDKPQGFWSNRLAAITEKRNRQMRDAVNKAARIVVNHCIENKIGAIVFGWNKGQKDSIDLGSKNNQKFVQIPTARLKDRIAQLCKQYGIDFIETEESYTSQSSFFDCDNIPKFGEKPEGWEASGKRVSRGVYETSDGFKINADCNGAANILKKVAVMLGIDLSGISRGCLSQPQKVRLWTLQKSPCL, encoded by the coding sequence ATGTACGGATGCCAACAAGTTCTTATCAAGTCCGATAAATCAATAACAGCCATATTGGAGTACGTCTGCACAGAAGCTAAAAAGCTGACAAATTGTGGCGTTTACTATTCTAGGCAGATGTACTTTAAAACTGGTTATATTCCTAGTAGAGCAGATTTGCATAAACAACTAGGAACTTATCAGAAAAACGTTCATTATCAGGCATTGTATTCTGATACTTCTCAACAAATACTAACCAGTGTAGCTGAATCCTTTAAATCGTACATTGAGCTAGTAAAAGCTGCAAAAAAGGGCGAAGTTTCCCAAAAACCAAAATTACCTAATTACTGTAAAAGTGTTATGACTGTAGCTACTTTTACGGGCAGGTCATTAAAGTTAATTGATGGGATGATTAGGTTTCCTTTGGGAACAAAAGTTAAGGCATGGTTTGGGATAGATTCTTTTTGTCTACCAATGCCATCTAACCTTGACTTCAAATCAATTAGAGAAGTACGTATTTTACCTAGAAATAGACAATTTTATGCAGAATTTGTCTATCAGGTAGATGAAATAAAATCTGATGTTGATAGAAATAATGTTTTAGGGATTGACCACGGGTTAAATAAATGGTTAACTTGTGTTTCTAATCTGGGAACATCATTTATTGTTGATGGACTTCATTTAAAAAGTTTAAATCAGTGGTACAACAAATCAGTAGCTAAACTTAAAAGTGATAAACCCCAGGGTTTTTGGTCTAACAGATTAGCTGCTATTACCGAAAAAAGAAACCGACAAATGCGTGATGCAGTTAACAAAGCTGCAAGAATAGTCGTTAACCACTGTATTGAAAATAAGATTGGTGCTATTGTTTTTGGATGGAATAAAGGACAAAAAGATAGTATTGATTTGGGGTCTAAAAACAATCAGAAGTTTGTCCAAATTCCCACAGCAAGATTAAAAGACCGTATTGCTCAATTATGTAAACAATACGGAATAGATTTTATTGAAACAGAAGAATCATACACTTCTCAATCATCGTTTTTTGATTGCGACAATATACCTAAATTCGGTGAAAAACCCGAAGGGTGGGAAGCAAGCGGGAAACGAGTTAGTCGTGGAGTATATGAAACTTCTGATGGGTTCAAAATTAATGCGGACTGTAATGGTGCTGCTAATATTTTGAAAAAAGTAGCGGTGATGCTAGGAATTGATCTTAGCGGAATCAGTAGAGGCTGTTTAAGCCAGCCTCAGAAAGTTCGTTTATGGACTCTTCAGAAATCTCCGTGTCTTTAG
- a CDS encoding GIY-YIG nuclease family protein: MEQLNLFSTPELSLTPAKKQLLMDVDQLQNWKSRIFKYQSEIRNTHNKAIQGSLFNLNPAHCDPDSIDPFSLNPESMSFYRLPSQNYSQPVLYFVIDSLSDIILYIGETKQNNKRWKNVHKCKDYISSYQDLHYRYKLSTAVNIAFWWDAPSSKQHRQKLEQILIQKWRSPFNKENWDIWSQPFT, encoded by the coding sequence ATGGAACAGTTAAATTTATTCTCAACTCCAGAATTATCCCTGACTCCAGCCAAAAAACAGTTATTGATGGATGTTGACCAATTACAAAACTGGAAGTCCAGAATATTTAAATATCAAAGCGAGATTAGAAATACACATAATAAAGCTATACAAGGTAGTTTATTCAATTTAAACCCTGCTCACTGTGATCCTGATTCCATTGACCCTTTTTCCTTGAATCCAGAATCAATGTCTTTTTACCGGTTACCGTCTCAGAATTACTCCCAACCAGTTTTATATTTTGTCATTGACTCTCTTTCTGATATTATACTATACATTGGCGAAACTAAACAAAATAACAAACGGTGGAAGAACGTTCATAAGTGTAAAGACTATATATCTAGTTATCAAGACTTACACTATCGTTATAAACTTTCTACAGCTGTAAATATCGCCTTCTGGTGGGATGCTCCTTCCTCTAAACAACACCGCCAAAAACTTGAGCAAATTCTAATTCAAAAGTGGCGATCGCCTTTTAATAAGGAGAATTGGGATATTTGGTCTCAACCATTTACCTAA
- a CDS encoding thermonuclease family protein: MVTSAIILNLTPLFYKWQVVSIAADTIEVRRSNKTLKVRLCGVEVPPTFQKTSREYLQNILEKKSVKLSFVDNSSVEVFIGKDEKLINKSMLMDGMAKYNSDLCPSQSILRTAQEIAKWQKIGVWSSESQGL; the protein is encoded by the coding sequence GTGGTAACGTCTGCAATTATACTAAATCTAACACCTCTATTTTATAAATGGCAAGTAGTTTCTATAGCTGCTGATACCATAGAAGTAAGAAGAAGCAACAAGACACTTAAAGTTAGATTATGTGGAGTCGAAGTTCCTCCTACTTTTCAAAAGACGAGTAGGGAATACCTCCAAAATATTCTAGAGAAGAAATCAGTTAAGCTCTCGTTTGTAGATAACAGCAGTGTTGAGGTTTTTATAGGTAAAGATGAGAAACTAATAAACAAATCGATGCTAATGGATGGAATGGCTAAATACAATTCTGATTTGTGCCCTAGTCAATCTATTCTCAGAACTGCTCAGGAAATCGCTAAGTGGCAGAAAATTGGTGTCTGGTCTTCTGAATCTCAGGGTCTATAG
- a CDS encoding IS1 family transposase (programmed frameshift) produces the protein MHCPNCGSSKIRKNGKRRSKQNHICVDCGRQFIDVYSPPKGYSEEVKQSCLRSYVNGMGFRAIERDKGVHHTTIIYWLKQIGSILPDAPPVEETPLVGELDELETFVGSKKNKIWLWTAVNHFRKNILAWVVGDHSSQAFQPLWDIVKLWQCFFYVTDGWRVYPSFIQPEDHIVSKTYMTRVEGENTRLRHYLARLHKKTLCYLKSVDMLRYSIKLLLHYLKYEVIPAFS, from the exons GTGCATTGTCCAAACTGCGGGTCTTCCAAAATCAGAAAGAATGGCAAACGTCGAAGTAAACAAAATCACATTTGTGTTGATTGTGGTCGTCAATTTATCGATGTCTATAGTCCACCTAAAGGCTATTCAGAAGAAGTTAAACAAAGTTGCCTGCGATCTTATGTTAACGGTATGGGATTTAGAGCAATTGAACGCGATAAAGGCGTTCATCATACAACTATTATTTACTGGCTAAAACAAATTGGTTCCATACTTCCAGATGCTCCACCAGTTGAGGAAACACCCTTGGTAGGTGAGCTTGATGAGTTGGAGACCTTTGTGGGATCAAAAAAAAACAAAATATGGTTGTGGACAGCAGTAAATCACTTCCGTAAAAATATCCTGGCTTGGGTTGTGGGAGACCACAGCTCACAAGCATTTCAACCTTTGTGGGACATCGTTAAACTCTGGCAATGCTTTTTTTATGTTACTGATGGGTGGAGGGTTTATCCGAGTTTTATTCAGCCAGAGGATCATATTGTGAGCAAAACATATATGACTAGGGTAGAGGGTGAAAATACACGTTTACGTCACTACTTAGCGCGACTACATA AGAAAACGCTATGCTATTTAAAATCTGTAGATATGCTTAGGTATTCAATTAAATTATTACTTCACTATTTAAAGTATGAAGTAATACCCGCGTTTAGTTGA
- a CDS encoding GUN4 domain-containing protein, translated as MLSSQDWHSHSLSKNLGKTEEFNASVWRQFGNKVGWIKSSSWLDYNKLNFSVNAPAGHLPIILISRWERGWVGFFPSAQTCKV; from the coding sequence TTGCTTTCATCCCAGGATTGGCATTCGCACAGTCTAAGCAAAAATCTAGGTAAAACAGAAGAGTTTAATGCTAGTGTATGGAGACAGTTTGGAAATAAGGTTGGATGGATCAAGTCTAGTTCATGGCTAGATTATAACAAACTGAATTTTTCGGTGAACGCACCTGCAGGACATCTACCAATTATATTAATATCCCGTTGGGAGAGGGGTTGGGTGGGATTTTTCCCTTCCGCTCAGACATGTAAAGTCTAA
- a CDS encoding tubulin-like doman-containing protein: protein MPVEEKSMVPTVIVGVGGTGVEVLSRVRRLVEESYGSLGEFPIISFLSIDTDRDYRVNNPEAAGSPLQDSEKYWASVSNAEVTDIMANMSRYPWIESWFPKELERNIGALEAGAGQIRAYGRFAFFYNYHRIRSRFNDACNRLIGYETEMSNRYDIRVNTNALNVFIVGSLSGGTGSGMILDLGYCIRNWLKGQGSPLITAIVPMPNAFANIAVGERVLANGYAALMELSYFSDNRTEYCARFSSGLVDEVLDKRPPFDFTYLVGTKNGETEFNLDQIREMIAQNIFLDLTSDFAPHKRSIRDNIKGAWAQVDPEGRGYPKNFMSFGLATIEIPMAQIRANLSNRLGADLIGWWFNKSAHLPHSMMDLLKTDILLRMRLTEAELLSDLSSGNDRPLQSEITVWFSNIRSEIASDNRLQCTYQGANLLGPETGNILQFVDYLERKVEEYRAYHLRDLSPDERSHGDFLQTMYRNRDRIIQEGRRSLQQELYTIIQDRTRGPNFAYAFISNVSQLLRNSADNFRHESERTWQPNEINRNRQYQGALEEINRLTNSFGLTKQNQIERHCRDALSGIEGNCLAFIQRKARTLGLEVIDRLQEHLQTLNHRLDLFNQKLRQLQDDFNQSADRDAESADALRINGVKLYNREELNRLYQNMIECLVGDHGGIQNRYEMGLNQVCSTMTQDILINTSPLWRQNRRADEVMQLFDITQLPDFNYEDFKKKITEETRSFVQSPPEQSQINRELTAVDRLFQAFQNDTENIRHNIRIVYQKSKPLVLLSDAILQAGGFTPLENTKIAIVGGRNTNNPAAIRLLPLLKERVTAESESLTPLGEQERHRIVFVQEKGGFSLRCIRGMKELQRSYQDWKGQTLEAKRAKLRGENRDLPIPVHIQKEPPFWDVFPEDPEVFKLVLQARSLGVLRLEVNRNTQETVIRYTRGTVIGTENVDIAASWEEAVQVLEVAVCRPDREEIDKQVRARFAGTNQPNLRQALYNQLINYLKEREAELQNLGGVDSPDYKRESTIIKDVINDHQLNNGQDNEPFVIPSRQTETQSYPAERHIGFDLSSSDAGSKAREKEYQRYLAQLSKKDAFVTAAKAKASELNLDLQTAEAIWNEFIGDWRY from the coding sequence ATGCCCGTAGAAGAAAAAAGTATGGTGCCAACCGTAATCGTCGGAGTTGGAGGAACCGGGGTAGAAGTGCTGTCGCGCGTGCGGCGACTGGTCGAGGAAAGCTATGGGAGTTTGGGAGAATTTCCAATCATCAGCTTTCTCTCAATTGACACTGACAGAGATTACAGGGTAAATAATCCAGAAGCGGCAGGATCACCTTTACAAGATAGCGAAAAGTATTGGGCAAGTGTGAGCAACGCAGAAGTCACTGACATCATGGCTAATATGTCTAGGTATCCCTGGATTGAGTCTTGGTTTCCAAAAGAATTAGAGCGCAATATTGGCGCGTTGGAAGCTGGAGCTGGACAAATTCGCGCTTATGGGCGATTTGCTTTCTTCTACAACTATCATAGAATTAGATCTCGATTCAATGATGCATGTAATCGACTCATAGGTTATGAGACTGAAATGTCGAATAGGTATGATATTCGAGTTAACACCAATGCGCTGAATGTATTCATCGTTGGATCCCTGTCAGGAGGAACGGGCAGCGGTATGATTCTCGATCTGGGTTACTGCATTCGCAATTGGCTTAAGGGACAGGGTAGTCCTCTCATTACAGCTATTGTTCCCATGCCCAATGCCTTCGCTAATATCGCAGTAGGCGAGCGGGTCTTGGCCAACGGTTATGCAGCCCTTATGGAGTTGAGCTACTTTTCAGACAACAGAACGGAATACTGCGCTAGATTTAGCAGTGGATTAGTCGATGAGGTTCTGGATAAGCGCCCGCCCTTTGATTTCACCTACTTAGTGGGGACTAAAAATGGCGAAACTGAATTCAACCTAGATCAGATCCGAGAGATGATTGCTCAGAATATCTTTTTGGATTTAACCTCTGATTTTGCTCCCCACAAACGCTCTATCCGTGACAACATCAAGGGAGCCTGGGCCCAGGTAGATCCAGAAGGGAGGGGCTACCCGAAAAATTTTATGAGTTTTGGACTGGCAACCATTGAAATTCCTATGGCTCAAATTCGTGCAAACTTATCAAATCGGTTGGGAGCCGATTTAATTGGTTGGTGGTTCAATAAATCAGCTCACTTGCCACATAGCATGATGGATCTGCTTAAGACAGACATCCTCTTGAGGATGCGGCTGACTGAAGCCGAGCTTCTCTCAGATTTATCTTCTGGCAATGATAGGCCCCTACAGTCAGAAATTACCGTCTGGTTTAGCAACATACGTAGCGAAATCGCTAGTGACAACAGACTGCAATGTACCTATCAGGGGGCTAATCTACTGGGACCTGAAACAGGCAATATTCTACAGTTTGTAGATTACCTAGAACGGAAAGTTGAAGAATATCGCGCCTATCACTTGCGGGATTTAAGTCCTGATGAGCGATCTCATGGTGACTTCCTGCAAACAATGTATCGCAATCGTGATCGTATTATTCAAGAAGGTAGAAGATCCCTGCAGCAGGAATTATACACCATTATTCAAGATCGCACTCGAGGACCAAATTTTGCATATGCCTTTATCAGCAATGTAAGCCAATTACTCCGAAATTCAGCCGACAATTTTCGCCATGAGTCGGAAAGAACTTGGCAGCCCAACGAGATTAACCGAAACCGCCAGTACCAAGGTGCTTTGGAAGAGATCAATAGATTAACAAACTCATTTGGATTGACCAAGCAGAATCAAATAGAAAGACATTGTAGAGATGCTCTTAGCGGGATTGAAGGCAACTGTCTTGCCTTCATCCAGAGGAAAGCTCGTACTTTGGGATTAGAGGTAATTGATCGGCTACAAGAGCATTTGCAAACTTTAAATCATAGACTAGATCTATTTAATCAAAAGTTGCGGCAACTACAAGATGACTTCAATCAATCTGCAGATCGTGATGCTGAAAGTGCTGATGCACTAAGAATTAATGGTGTGAAACTCTACAACCGAGAAGAACTTAATCGGCTCTACCAAAACATGATTGAGTGTTTGGTGGGAGACCATGGGGGAATCCAAAATCGCTATGAAATGGGGCTGAATCAGGTTTGCAGCACGATGACCCAGGATATTTTGATAAATACTAGCCCTCTGTGGAGACAGAATCGAAGAGCAGATGAAGTCATGCAGTTATTTGACATTACTCAACTCCCAGACTTTAATTATGAAGATTTTAAGAAAAAGATTACGGAAGAAACTCGTTCTTTCGTGCAGTCCCCTCCAGAACAAAGCCAGATTAATCGGGAATTAACAGCAGTAGATCGGCTTTTCCAGGCTTTTCAAAATGATACAGAAAACATCCGCCACAACATTCGCATCGTTTACCAAAAATCGAAGCCCCTCGTCCTTCTATCTGATGCCATCCTGCAAGCTGGCGGATTTACACCGCTTGAAAATACCAAGATAGCAATTGTGGGAGGACGTAACACAAATAACCCTGCTGCTATCAGGCTCCTACCTCTTTTAAAAGAGAGAGTAACTGCTGAGTCTGAGTCCCTTACCCCATTAGGTGAGCAAGAGCGGCATCGGATTGTTTTTGTCCAAGAGAAAGGAGGTTTTTCTCTACGTTGTATCCGTGGCATGAAAGAATTGCAGAGATCTTACCAAGATTGGAAAGGTCAGACGCTAGAAGCCAAACGAGCTAAGCTTCGAGGTGAAAACAGGGACCTTCCTATTCCCGTTCACATCCAGAAAGAACCTCCTTTTTGGGATGTGTTCCCCGAGGATCCCGAAGTTTTCAAGCTTGTCCTCCAGGCAAGGTCTCTGGGTGTTTTGAGGCTGGAGGTAAATCGCAACACTCAAGAAACAGTTATTCGCTATACACGTGGAACTGTTATTGGTACTGAGAATGTGGATATAGCTGCAAGCTGGGAAGAAGCAGTACAGGTGTTGGAAGTGGCAGTCTGCCGTCCAGACAGAGAAGAAATTGACAAACAGGTACGCGCAAGATTCGCAGGTACTAACCAACCTAATTTAAGACAAGCACTGTATAATCAGCTGATAAACTATCTAAAAGAACGAGAAGCAGAGCTGCAAAATCTTGGAGGAGTTGATAGTCCAGACTATAAGCGTGAATCCACCATCATCAAGGATGTTATTAACGATCATCAGCTCAATAATGGACAAGATAACGAGCCCTTTGTAATTCCTAGCCGACAGACTGAAACTCAATCTTATCCTGCTGAACGCCATATTGGTTTTGATTTAAGTTCATCTGATGCTGGTTCTAAAGCTAGGGAGAAAGAGTATCAGCGTTATCTTGCTCAGTTATCGAAGAAAGACGCATTTGTTACCGCTGCTAAAGCTAAAGCGTCTGAGTTAAACTTAGATTTGCAAACAGCAGAGGCTATCTGGAATGAATTTATTGGCGATTGGCGTTACTGA
- a CDS encoding PhnD/SsuA/transferrin family substrate-binding protein: protein MGSWNCEGIAKDGKQHANQNPTGPHERYENFGDDCVICGLTREQVEGSSSKPPVKVIAVAVAGILVVGLGYQVLSSKSCPVGQQKINGVCVANGIQGKLQTTTLTIGILSSSDYYKGLTDYLKREFGDKVQIIIDGGDDLSYEEARKRMINREWDISFTLSPTLSIAAKNNGYTHAGRMFPKNDPYYQAVLFTKADSPIKSINDLKETHTIALGDFNSVSSFYAASYDLYGKTLNVNMGHKSRKIKDLVKSGEVDLGAAADSTVKDEKDLRIIHVSKDIPGSGVFLSPRLSKSDQEIITKALLNAPEKIREDANYGQGQDYDYSNLIKISERANEILKCSDFTKNPVNFYCSSKPIENTVKPPESDSSIVGKINGWTKRGDTETFKLVGENNQIYEVVIPSPIFNKILDAPNPIALQGKTVKIIDVKPQKVGEINQINIAEPNQFIVEQNSQSNKKVSGEIAYTVKEIEDGDTITVTDQSSKEMKIRFACIDTPEISHSFTDSLSSDSRYKNQFSWGNKAKEKLQSLLKVGNQVKLKIVDTDRYGRKVAEVRLPDNTFIQESLLKDGLAMVYHKYLYNCTSASIVEKAELEAKQKLLNIWSDSEFMAPWSWRSAFRVN from the coding sequence ATGGGATCATGGAACTGTGAAGGAATAGCTAAAGACGGTAAGCAACATGCTAACCAAAATCCAACTGGACCGCATGAGCGTTATGAAAATTTTGGAGATGATTGTGTGATCTGTGGTCTGACAAGAGAACAAGTGGAAGGAAGCAGTAGCAAACCTCCGGTGAAGGTAATCGCTGTAGCTGTTGCGGGTATTTTAGTAGTTGGACTTGGGTATCAAGTATTGAGTTCTAAATCTTGCCCAGTGGGTCAACAAAAAATAAATGGTGTCTGTGTAGCTAATGGTATTCAAGGAAAGTTGCAAACCACTACCTTAACAATCGGTATATTAAGCTCTTCAGACTACTATAAAGGCTTAACTGATTATCTCAAACGAGAATTTGGCGATAAAGTGCAAATAATTATTGATGGTGGAGATGACCTTTCTTATGAGGAAGCAAGAAAGAGGATGATCAACCGGGAATGGGATATTTCTTTCACCCTTTCACCCACGCTTTCCATCGCTGCGAAAAATAATGGTTATACACATGCGGGAAGGATGTTCCCCAAAAACGATCCCTATTATCAAGCAGTTTTGTTTACAAAAGCGGATAGTCCTATTAAATCCATTAATGATTTGAAAGAGACTCACACCATAGCGCTAGGTGATTTTAATTCTGTTTCCAGCTTTTATGCAGCTTCCTATGATTTATATGGCAAGACCCTGAATGTAAATATGGGTCATAAATCTCGAAAAATTAAAGACTTAGTTAAAAGTGGAGAAGTAGACCTAGGTGCTGCTGCTGATTCTACTGTAAAAGACGAAAAAGATTTAAGAATAATTCACGTAAGTAAAGATATCCCGGGGTCTGGAGTTTTCTTATCACCCAGATTATCTAAATCTGACCAAGAAATAATTACCAAAGCACTACTTAATGCTCCCGAAAAGATTAGAGAAGATGCTAATTATGGACAGGGACAGGATTATGACTACTCAAATCTAATTAAGATATCAGAAAGAGCAAATGAGATTTTAAAGTGTTCAGATTTTACGAAAAATCCTGTGAATTTTTACTGTAGTTCCAAACCTATAGAAAATACTGTCAAACCTCCTGAATCTGATTCTAGTATAGTAGGAAAAATCAATGGGTGGACAAAGAGGGGTGATACTGAAACTTTTAAACTTGTAGGAGAGAATAATCAAATTTATGAAGTTGTTATTCCTTCTCCCATTTTTAATAAAATACTTGATGCTCCAAATCCCATTGCGTTACAGGGAAAAACAGTCAAGATTATTGACGTTAAACCTCAAAAAGTAGGAGAAATAAATCAAATAAATATAGCTGAACCCAATCAATTTATTGTAGAACAAAATAGCCAATCTAATAAAAAAGTTTCTGGCGAAATAGCCTATACTGTCAAAGAAATTGAGGATGGTGACACAATCACCGTTACTGATCAATCAAGCAAAGAAATGAAGATAAGATTTGCTTGTATTGATACTCCTGAAATATCTCATTCTTTTACCGATAGTCTATCTTCTGACTCCAGGTATAAAAATCAGTTTTCATGGGGTAATAAAGCAAAAGAAAAACTACAGTCACTACTCAAAGTTGGCAACCAAGTGAAATTAAAGATTGTAGACACTGATCGATATGGGCGTAAAGTAGCTGAAGTACGATTACCTGATAATACTTTTATACAAGAATCACTTCTAAAAGACGGTTTAGCAATGGTTTACCACAAATACTTATATAACTGCACTAGTGCTTCAATTGTTGAAAAAGCAGAGTTAGAAGCTAAACAAAAACTTTTAAACATTTGGTCAGACTCAGAATTTATGGCACCCTGGAGTTGGAGATCCGCTTTTAGGGTTAATTGA
- a CDS encoding NERD domain-containing protein, translating to MINKLIGKILHTSTKKQALTRLSIIATIATGIGGIIASNIHEDYWNKTIFRVQTVDFNILSHTLPTKLSYALIKRNSEEVQRTLNSNYSLFGLVLTDPTGKKIITYSGKNSSISRPWKAYLDPEKLKNHPFDVLLDPPPLFPERIYDDPHVTESTPTKLINNGRIIGRIYYVRIPKRTFKDDIIKWISNPFSSSGWIESYLVTIIAIIIVIILINLERTFVQEREQQLKEDNRRLQIDLAEKIQGRELQQAQIDSQRSQFEQESQELRNRINVLNQSIHQLQSESENRLSELQKRLSNTQLESQQNLDQQQKYEDRIQLLTRQLNEQKDNQSEELKHQISQAQFELNSLQIREDQYRQLVNDLQQQINQKDDQEQQLQSQVRDLQNSVNTYQEEEKRLQKQIEDSKSESENLATIIEQYKEEINRHDLNHFEKEIQKVLTKSFPNSRIETQFDVGENTDNYSKFTDFIVIFKRACVVIEAKSYKGMITPNESDAKNGRWVCKTKKRDVEILSCWGKNPYQQVKTYRDAIRNNKNLQIGSPNQVYGIVVFPSDSSIHEELIQMGLHYRVTTLNNLVATINQLNRQVK from the coding sequence ATGATTAATAAATTAATAGGAAAAATTTTACATACATCTACTAAAAAACAAGCATTAACTAGACTAAGTATAATAGCAACTATTGCTACGGGTATAGGCGGTATAATTGCCTCTAATATTCATGAAGACTACTGGAATAAGACAATATTTAGGGTTCAGACCGTTGATTTTAACATATTATCTCATACATTACCAACCAAGCTCTCTTACGCACTGATAAAACGAAATTCAGAAGAGGTTCAGCGTACGCTGAACAGTAACTATAGTTTATTTGGTTTAGTTCTTACCGATCCCACCGGAAAAAAAATCATTACATATTCTGGTAAAAACTCTTCAATATCTAGACCTTGGAAAGCTTATCTTGACCCTGAAAAATTAAAAAATCATCCCTTTGATGTGTTACTTGATCCTCCTCCTCTTTTTCCTGAAAGGATATACGATGATCCTCATGTGACAGAGTCAACTCCTACAAAATTGATTAATAATGGTCGCATAATAGGGAGAATTTACTATGTTAGAATACCTAAACGAACATTTAAGGATGATATCATAAAATGGATTAGTAATCCATTTTCCAGTAGTGGTTGGATTGAGTCTTACTTGGTAACGATAATTGCTATTATTATAGTGATTATTTTGATAAATTTAGAGCGTACTTTTGTTCAAGAAAGAGAACAGCAATTAAAAGAAGATAATAGAAGGCTGCAAATAGACTTAGCAGAAAAAATTCAAGGACGTGAATTGCAGCAAGCTCAAATAGATAGCCAAAGAAGTCAATTTGAGCAGGAAAGTCAGGAACTACGTAATAGAATTAATGTGTTGAATCAATCAATACATCAATTACAATCTGAGTCTGAAAATAGATTGAGTGAACTACAAAAAAGACTTAGCAATACCCAATTAGAGTCACAGCAGAATTTAGATCAGCAACAAAAATATGAAGATCGCATACAGTTACTAACACGACAGTTAAATGAACAAAAAGACAACCAATCTGAAGAATTGAAACATCAAATTAGTCAAGCACAGTTTGAACTTAATTCTTTACAGATTAGAGAAGATCAATATCGACAGCTGGTAAACGATTTACAACAACAAATAAATCAAAAAGATGACCAAGAACAACAACTTCAAAGCCAAGTAAGAGATTTGCAAAATTCAGTAAATACTTACCAAGAAGAAGAAAAAAGGTTGCAAAAACAAATAGAAGATTCAAAGAGCGAATCTGAAAATTTAGCTACTATAATAGAACAGTATAAGGAAGAAATTAATAGACACGACTTAAACCATTTTGAAAAAGAGATACAGAAGGTTTTGACTAAGAGCTTTCCAAATTCCAGAATTGAAACGCAATTTGATGTAGGAGAAAATACAGATAATTATAGCAAGTTTACTGATTTTATTGTTATATTTAAAAGAGCTTGTGTAGTCATAGAAGCTAAATCATACAAAGGTATGATCACTCCCAATGAATCTGATGCTAAAAATGGTAGATGGGTTTGTAAAACTAAGAAACGAGATGTAGAAATTTTGTCTTGTTGGGGCAAAAATCCTTATCAACAAGTAAAAACTTATCGTGATGCTATTAGAAACAATAAGAACCTACAAATCGGTAGTCCAAATCAGGTATATGGAATTGTTGTTTTTCCCAGTGATTCAAGTATTCATGAGGAACTTATACAAATGGGTTTGCACTATAGGGTTACAACCCTAAATAATTTAGTTGCTACAATTAATCAACTGAATCGTCAGGTAAAGTAG